Proteins from a genomic interval of Niabella soli DSM 19437:
- a CDS encoding RagB/SusD family nutrient uptake outer membrane protein, translated as MKKLFIYIGFIALLAGCQKQLTEVPKSFISKANYYKNASDAQTAITGAYAALADNYGINYWLFLVNHADYEEGRGSQAPISVFSQILDVANIGRAGDVWSTFYRTINRANSILENVPGITMDDAVKNRILAEAHFLRAQAYFNLVRGFGPVPLKIKESVDVSQINAPRSSENDVYALIIDDATAAVNGLPAAVGAETGKASKWAAKMLLANVYLTREKWAEAAKEADDIIKSGVYTLVGVQKPDDFYKIFAAVTSSEDVLSIHHSDSRQSTLPSYLHRPNTPPYNYSSGGVYAWLPNMKSFLATWDDKDLRKNFNLYRKYLGPTGDSVALPSATPVLFKKFITGTSGLATFSDPIYRYAEAFLIFAEADCMANGGPTPLGLERLNWIRRRGYGYTPSAPSPIDFTAGMNQEQFRDTVLKERALEFIVEGKRWHDLKRTGTVKKAMGLVGRTVIDARLLWPIPQEEIENNDAISQADQNPGY; from the coding sequence ATGAAAAAATTATTTATATATATTGGATTTATTGCTTTATTGGCTGGTTGTCAAAAGCAATTAACGGAAGTTCCCAAAAGTTTTATTTCAAAGGCAAACTATTATAAAAATGCCTCTGACGCGCAAACCGCCATTACAGGTGCTTACGCCGCCCTGGCAGATAATTATGGGATTAATTACTGGTTGTTTTTGGTGAATCATGCTGATTACGAAGAGGGGCGCGGTTCCCAGGCGCCCATATCGGTGTTCAGCCAGATCCTGGATGTTGCCAACATCGGTCGTGCCGGCGATGTGTGGTCTACTTTTTATCGTACCATCAACCGGGCCAATTCTATTCTGGAAAATGTTCCCGGTATTACTATGGACGACGCCGTAAAAAACAGGATCCTGGCGGAGGCGCATTTTTTAAGAGCGCAAGCCTATTTTAACCTGGTGCGGGGATTTGGCCCCGTTCCTTTAAAAATAAAGGAAAGCGTGGATGTGAGCCAGATCAATGCGCCGCGGTCATCTGAGAATGATGTATACGCGCTTATCATTGACGATGCAACGGCTGCCGTAAACGGACTGCCGGCCGCTGTAGGTGCAGAAACAGGCAAGGCGTCAAAATGGGCGGCAAAAATGCTGCTGGCCAATGTATACCTTACCAGGGAAAAATGGGCGGAGGCTGCAAAAGAAGCGGATGATATTATCAAGAGCGGCGTTTATACCCTGGTAGGGGTGCAAAAGCCTGATGATTTCTATAAGATCTTTGCGGCAGTAACCAGTTCGGAGGATGTGTTATCCATTCATCATTCAGACTCTCGGCAATCCACGCTGCCCAGTTACCTGCACCGCCCCAATACCCCGCCTTATAATTACAGCAGCGGGGGTGTTTATGCCTGGCTCCCGAACATGAAATCCTTTCTTGCTACCTGGGATGATAAGGATCTCCGGAAAAACTTTAACCTGTACCGGAAGTATCTTGGCCCAACAGGCGACTCTGTTGCGCTTCCTTCGGCAACGCCGGTGCTGTTCAAAAAATTTATTACCGGTACTTCCGGCCTGGCCACATTCAGTGATCCCATTTATCGTTATGCAGAAGCCTTCCTGATTTTTGCGGAAGCGGATTGTATGGCTAATGGCGGACCTACCCCGTTGGGATTGGAACGCCTGAACTGGATCCGCAGAAGAGGCTATGGATACACGCCATCGGCTCCATCGCCTATTGATTTTACCGCCGGCATGAACCAGGAACAGTTCCGGGATACGGTTTTAAAAGAGCGGGCACTGGAATTTATTGTTGAGGGAAAACGCTGGCACGATCTGAAGAGAACCGGAACGGTAAAGAAAGCAATGGGCTTAGTGGGGCGTACGGTTATTGATGCCCGGTTGTTGTGGCCAATTCCCCAGGAGGAAATTGAAAATAACGACGCTATTTCCCAGGCGGACCAGAACCCCGGATATTAA